The Vibrio tubiashii DNA window GATAATCGTGTAATCGCCACTCTTTCACCAATTTAATAGCCGCTTCATAGGCAGACGATCCTTTTACTACTTCTACCCTAGCATAATGCTCACCTTCAAAAGTCACATCTGCGGCTCGTAGCGTATCGTCTCTACCCGGTATCTGCTGCGCACCAAAAAGTGGTGTGCCATACTCGTTGGCTTGATGGTAATCGGGAATAAAGCGAGCCATATGGTCAATCGCCTTTCGACTTCTTTCCACAATCACATCTTCATCCCAGCCTATTTGTATTTTACGCTTTAATCGCAAAGGTAAATGTGGCTGCGATGTCGATTGATTAGACGCCACCAAACCATCATCAAACAGCGTTATGTCTTTGGTCATACCATGTAACTGAAATACCCCATCAGGATAAGGTGTTAGCTGCGCCATTCCATTTGGAGTCCCTCTCGGTCCGTGGAATATCACTTCAGGCCAAAGCTCATTGCACTCACTCCATTTGGTCACATAGGCCGCTTTAAACTCTACTAGCCTTTCACGCGGTTTATTTGCTAAATCGTCGATAGAGCCAGTCTCATAGCCGCAGGCATTGACAAGAAAATCGAATTCTAAAATCTGCGGCTCATTGTCCTGACTGACACACTCTATCATCCAGCTATCGGCACGCTCTTCTACCCCAGTGACCTGCGTATTGGTCATTAAGGTGCAGTTAGGAATCGCTTCTAATGCCAACGTCGCAGATGCAGCAATTCGGAACACACTCCACCCATGCTCCTCAACTGCAACAACTGGGAACTTAAGTGCGTCTAAATCAGTATGCTTGGCGAAAGGAATCATCCACTCATCGATAGATTTGGGTTGAGATGGCTGTTGCTGCTCAATCAGTTCTTCTAGATCTTCTCGGCTGTAGAATTTGTAGTAGTCACAAGGCTCGCCCAACACTTTGTTCGCCAGGTCTTCCGCGACTAGCTCAGCGTAGCAAGATTGAATGGTAATCAGCCTTTCATACAACTCTTCAGGACTACCACCATCAGAATAAGGTACAGCAATGACAGTTGGTCGACGATTGATTGTCTGTGGATAAAGGCGTGCCGTATCTATAGATTGCTTAAGTAACTCGATACACTGCTCAGTAGAGATTTCTCTGTACAAATTTCCACCAGCATGTAGATGACATATTGGCGGACCACTGATCAGCCCATTTCCTTTTTCAATAAGGTGGACATCTAAACCTAATTCGGCCATGTGAACTGCAGCTGTAGCTCCAGCAATACCACCGCCAATAATTGCGATTTTTGGTGAACTCTTCGTTTGGGTTTTAGATAGCATTTATATGGCTAATTCATTCATTCTCAGTGCATTTTACTGGTAATACTAAATGAATAAAATCACAAATTTTTCATGGAGAATTTATGACGTTTTTTCGAAAAAAAAATGAAAAAAACTGCTTGACTCAAAAATGCAGAAGGAACAAATAATCACTTTTGTGAATAACAAATCTTTGCCGAGCTACGCATAATCGGGGCTGCGAGAAAATTAAAGTTATCTACAGGCCAAGTTATCCCAAACTTTATCCACTGTTTTTGTGGATAACTGAATAACTTGACCTGTGTATTATCAGCTAAACGCTTTATTGATAGGGGTTAAGAGGCGTTTAATCAAACTGTTCACAACTAGAGCAAGTGTGAAAAAAGTACCAATAGGTAGCAGTATCCATAGCATCCAATGCATCTGTGGTTGCAGTTCAAACCCGAACACCATAATAGCGCCAACAACGATTTCTGAGCCGATAATCGCTATCACGCCTGCGACCAGTGCCATTAATCCATATTCGGCCCAGATGGTTTGCTCAACCCTCTTTTTGCTGGCTCCTAGCGTCCGATAGAGTTGAATTTCTTCTTGGCGTTGACCCAAACTCAGACGAAGCAACGTGAATATCAACAGCAACCCGGATAGAACGCCTATCCCAGCTAACAGAGTAATTGACCAGACTATCTGCCCTAACAGTTCTTGAATCTTCGCTCCCATCACTCTTATATCCATCAAGCTCACAGTTGGGTGCTGGCGTGACAACTGATTTAACAGCGCGTCATGCTCATCTTCAACTTTAAAGCTCACTAAATAGGTTGCTGGGATGTTCTCTAAGACATCAGGCGTAAAGATGAAGTAAAAGTTTGGCTTCATATCGCGCCACTCTACATGCCTAATAGAGTTAACCTTTGCTTTAACTTCAATACTATTGATAACAAATTCAAGTTCATCACCAATTTTTAAGCCTAAATCGTTTGCTACATCGGCTTCCACCGAGACACCATTGGTTGGCGTCCACTCTCCTGACAACACTTCATTATGTTCTGGAATACCCGTTGCAAACGTAAAGTTAATTTCACGTCTTAACGCATCGCTGCCCTCTTCACCCTTGGCTTTACTTTTCGCATCGACCCCGTTGATGTTCGCAACACGACCGCGAATAATTGGGTAGTCTTCTGAGCGTAAAATACCCGCATCATCAAGAACCTTTAGATAGGCATCTTTCTCATAAGGGGCGATATTCAAAGCAAAGGCATTGGGAGCATCTTTCGGTAGCGTACGTTGCCAATCTGTCAGTAAGTCTGTTCTAACGAGCCACATAGTAGACAGCAACATTAAAGAGAGCGCTAATGCTCCAAACTGAATGCCTGTCGCGATTGTTGAGCGGTTGATCCTACTTAACGCCAGTTTGAGCGCAGCGCTAAACGGAACTTTACCTAGAGCGCGAGTTGCCAATACACTCACAAACGCCAGTATTGCGAACAACGAGACAATACCGCCTAGAACGATCCATACGAGTAGGTTGTCATAATAGGCTAACAGCATCGGAATTATGGGTACTAAAATCAGCCAGTATCTGCTCTTTGAGCCATTAGTTTCGGCTTGTGGCTGCATCACATTTACAGCACTCACATTGGTTAGCCCGACCAGTGGAATTCCAAGTGCTGGAACTGCAATAAGAATACTGGTCATGACAGAAATAACGATGGGTTTTAAGCCATAGCTAGGTAATGGATTGGGCAATAATTCGACCAATGGGATGCGCAGTAGGTATTCAAGTACTACGCCCAACGAAACACCCAGTACGACTGCGGCGACAAGTAGAATTGAAACTTGAGTCAGCAACCAACGCACAATCCATTTTTTACTCGCACCTAAGCTCTTGAGCATTGCGATCGTCTTGCGTCGGGTCGTGACATAGTGTTGGCAAGTTAACACTAAGGTCGTTGCTGCCATGATCACCACAATGGCTACCGTCAGTGAAAGATATTGCTCGGTACGTTGGAAGACCTCGTTAGTCCGACTTGCGCTATTTTGATCTCGCCAGCGATCACTTGGCGTTAACTCGATATTTGACTTTAAGCGTTCAATATTCCCTTCATCGCCATTGATGAACTTACTGTAACGAACGCGACTACCTAACTGAACAGCTCCAGTTCGGTCAATATCATCACTGTGAATAAAAGCGGAAGGCATTTGTTGAAACGGATTGAAACTCAGTCCCGGCTCTTCAATTATACGTCCGGTTACAATGAAATCGGCATCACCTAGCGTGACCGCGTCACCAACAGAGACATCGAGCTGCGAGAATAGACGTTCATCAAGCCAAAGCTCGCCTTGTTTAACGTGGCTGTAGTTCTGCTTGTCATCGGACAGTACCATCTCACCTTGCAGCGGATAAAGACTATCGACCGCTTTAACCGTGATGAGTTTCATGCCGTTATCACTAAACGCCATGGTTCCAAATCGGGTTTGAGTCGATGTAGTCAACTCGTTTTCCGCAGCTAGCGTCTCAAATGATTCACTAATAGGGTTCGATGATATGAACACCGTATCTGCGGTTAACGCCTGTTTACCTTGCTTAACAACCACCTGTTCCATACGTTCTGCAAGGGCTGTTAACGCAAAAATACAGGCAATGATAAGGATTAAAGCGATAGTGACAGGCCAAAGTTGCCCTTGCCTAATCTCACTTGTACTCCATTTTACCAGCCGCCTGTTCAAAGAAGCCGAAGCTGAATTAGACATGATTAATCCTCCAACTTACCCGCTTTCATTTTAAAGGTTCGGTCACAGCGCTCAGCCAATTTTGAGTCATGCGTAACCAAAACGAGTGTCGTGCCATGTTCTTTATTCAGAGAAAACAGCAGTTCCACCACGGTTGATGCGGTTTGTTGATCTAAATTACCCGTCGGCTCGTCTGCAAAGAGAATTTTTGGTTGAATCATAAATGCACGAGCTAAAGCGACACGTTGCTGCTCACCACCCGAAAGTTGGGAAGGAGAATGGTGGATACGGCCACCAAGCCCAACAGACTCTAACAAACTAATGGCTCGCGTCTTGTCTTCAGGCTCACCTTTTAATAGACAAGGTAAGGTGACATTGTCTAATGCAGACAGACTTGGGATCAGAAGAAAGCTTTGAAAAACAAAACCAACAGACTCACTACGGATAGCCGCACGCTCTTCATCAGTCATACTGTGAAGTGGTTTACCTAACAGATCAACTTCCCCTTGTGTCGGTGTATCTAATCCCGCGAGTAGAGTCATCAATGTCGATTTCCCCGCGCCAGATGTTCCGACGATAGCCACACTCTCCCCTTCTTTGATGTCTAGATTTACATCATCAAGGATTGTTAATTGCTCTTGTTTGGTAGAGACTACTTTAGACAATGATTGTGCTTTGATTACGGATGTTTGCATGTTTCGACTACTTTCCCTTGTTCTTCTACTTTTGTCTGTAAGTCCTGCTTACAGCAAAACCCTTATGATTTTAGGTGACAGCTTAAGCGCTGGTTATCAAATGCCTATCGAACAGGCTTGGCCTTCTCTTCTTACGGATGATCTTGCTAAAAGCGGTCAACAAGTCTCGGTCATCAACGCCAGCATCTCTGGTGATACGACAGGCAATGGTCTGGCACGACTTCCTCAATTGCTCCAACAACATAACCCAGAATATGTCCTGATTGAGCTAGGCGCTAACGATGGATTACGCGGCTTTCCAACTGATATCGTACAAAAGAATCTGTCTAAAATGATTGCTATGATTAGAGATTCAGATGCAACGCCACTACTTATGCAAATTCACATTCTGCCAAATTATGGAAAACGCTACACTGAAGCATTCGCCTCTGTCTACCCGAAAGTGTCACAAAACCTTGATGTCCCTCTGCTGCCTTTTTTCCTTGAAGGCGTCATCATAAAACCCGAATGGATGATGTCCGACGGTTTGCATCCTAAGCCAGAAGCTCAACCTTGGATTTCTAGTTTTGTTGCAGATGAGTTAATAAATCACTTCTAATTGCTTTAGCTCAATAAACTTTACAAAGCTTTACGCTAGCTTGGATTAGTTGCCAATCGTTGGCTAAAGGAGACTGTATGATTATTGAGCCCATCATCGATGGTGTTGTCGCACGAAGTGCCCATCCACTCGGCTGCGAACAATCTGTATCTAACCAAATAGCGTATGTAAAGTCTGCTAATCCCATCAAGCAAGGACCAAAGAGAGTACTCATTATCGGCGGCTCTTCAGGTCTTGGTCTAGCGGCAAGAATCGCTCTGACTTTTGGTGGAGCTAACGCAGACACCATTAGTGTCTCATTGGAAAAATCACCGACCGAGCAAAGAACAGGGTCTGCTGGGTTCTATAACAACTACTACTTTAAAAAGGCTGCTGAGCAAGAAAATAGAATCGCCATCAACATTCACGGCGATGCTTTCTCGAAACAGCTCAAAGACGACGTAATTGAAGCGATAGAGACTTATTTCGAAGGTGAAGTTGACCTTGTTATTTACAGTCTAGCCAGTGGTGTTAGGCCAAACCCAGACAATGGTGAACTGTGGCGTTCAGCCATAAAACCGATTGGAGAGTCTGTCTCCGGAGCCACTCTGATGTTAGAAACTGATGAATGGCATCAAACGACATTACCACCAGCAACAACAGAGGAAGAAGAATCAACACTTAAAGTGATGGGTGGTGAGGATTGGGAAGATTGGATCAACGCCTTAATCAATTCAGAGTCAATTGCACAAGGTTGTAAAACCATTGCTTTTTCCTACGTAGGGCCTGAATGCACTCACCCTATTTATCTCGACGGCACGCTAGGCAGGGCTAAAATCGATTTGCACCAAACTAGCCATTCGTTGAACCTCAAACTCGCGAACTATGGCGGTGGCGCTTATGCCACGGTATGTAAAGCTCTAGTGACCAAAGCGAGCGTATTTATTCCTGCACTTAGCCCTTATATCATTGCGCTCTACAAAGTCATGAAAGAGCAAGGAACGCACGAGGGCTGCATCGAGCAAATGCAACGCTTATTTGCGACCAAGCTTTATCATGCTGAGCAGCCCCCATTGGATTGCGAACGCTTGATCCGGATGGATGACTGGGAACTCAATCAAACCACTCAACAACGGGTCAGTGAAATTCTTGAGCAAATCAATGAATCTAATTTTAAACAGCTTGGTGACTACGCTGGGTTTAAGCAAGAGTTTCTTAATTTGAACGGATTTGGTTACGAAAACATTAACTATTTAACTGACATTGCTATTGATAATTACATCAAATAAACCTATTGTTTAAAAACACCATCTCACTTTTGAGACGCACATATAGACAGAGCCCTAAACAATCGTTTAGGGCTTTTTTTTACCGGATCCATGATGCATGCTAACTCTCAAGTTTGCGTCAATTACTTAATCTTTGTTTCAATGACTGTTTCTACGACTATTATTAAAGAGAGCACGGAATGCTCGGATTGGTACACTAGCCCACAGGGATCAAATATGTCTAAGTTGAATACAGGGACGATTACTATTCCTGAAGACATGAGTGACAATTGGCAAACAATCGTCAATCTACTCGCAGAGATAGTTAACGTTCCTGCAGCATTGATTATGAGAATACATAAAGAGCATATTGAAGTGTTCTCAGCCAACAATAACCGTACGCACCCTTACCATATCAGTGATAGTGAAACTCTAGGCCAAGGTTTGTACTGTGAAACTGTCGTGAATGAAAATAGACAGCTTGTTGTACCCAACGCCAGTGCGGATGAAAAATGGTGTAACAACCCAGATATGAAATTTGGATTGTTAGCTTATTGCGGCTTACCTGTACGTTGGCCTAACGGAGATATGTTTGGCACAATTTGTGTGCTAGATGATCGAGAAAATCCTTTCGATGATACTTACCAGCAACTGCTGATTTCATTTCGAGATTCTGTCGAAGCTCAACTGAAAACACTTTATCAAAACCACTACCTTCAGCAGCTAAATCTAGAGCTTGAATCTAGAGTCAGTACTCGTACTCAAGATCTGGTTGATCTCAATTATTCTCTCAACTTAGAAATTGATAAACGCCGAGCTGCTGAGCGTAAAGTACGTTATCAGCAACTGCACGACTTAGGTACTGGCTTCTTAAATAGAAGAGCTTTAGAGTCTGAAACACAGCAACAGCTCGATACTTTGCCCTTAGAAGCTCATCTAGACGACCATTTTAAAGTGGGTCTTTTGCACATAGGATTTACAAACGGACGACGAATTCAAGCCAAATATGGTTATGGTGCTTGGGAAGATGTCCTTAAGGAGTTCCGTCAACGCCTAGTGCAGCACACACAGTTAAATGTCATTACAGCAAGGCCATCATCAACGGACCTCGCGTTTGTATTCAGAACGCATCATTACGAAGACGACATCAATACCTTGTGTCGCGAACTCGTTGACGTTAGCCAAACCGAATTTATACTCGAAGGCGAGCATCTACATCTTCACAGTTATATTGGCGTCGCGAGTTCAGATGATACCCAGTCGGCAAAATCGTTGCTTAAGTACGCAGCAGAAGCGATGCAGTCATGTAAAGACTCTGGGCATAAGTTCAGCTTCTATTCTCAAGACATTTCAGATACGCAAAAAAACATCAGTCAACTAGAGAGTTACTTGCTTCAGGCCGTGCGTAATGACGATCTATTGCTCTACTTTCAACCTAAAGTATCTCCTTTGACCCACCGCTGGATTGGTGCCGAAGCCTTACTTCGTTGGCGACACCCTATTCTTGGTGATATTTCTAATGAAACACTAATCCACCTAGCCGAACAAAATGGATTGATTTTCGAGGTCGGAAGCTTCGTCCTTCGCTCTGCAATACAAAAAGCGGCTGAATGGGCAACCCATGTCAACGATTTTGTTGTCAGTGTTAATGTCTCAGCAGTTCAGCTTCAGAGCCCACAGTTTGTCAATCAGGTGCAAGACTTGTTAGTTGCTTACCAGTTGCCTGCGCGCTACTTAGAGCTAGAGGTGACAGAAAGCGGCTTGATAGCAGACGAGATTGTAGCGCGTAACACTCTGATTTCTCTTAGCGAACTTGGCGTGACATTGTCACTTGACGACTTTGGTACAGGTTATGCCTCGTTTAACTATCTGAAGAAGTTTCCATTTGATGCCATCAAGGTCGACAAGAGTTTCGTTCATCAGTTATCTCACAGTGATGATGACAAAGAAATTGTCCGCTCTATTATTTCAATCGCCAAAAAGCTTAACCTTAAAGTCACGGTGGAAGGCATCGAAAACAGCGAACATGAGTCCTTTATCCTAGCTGAAGGTTGCGACATCGGTCAGGGCTTCCTCTACGGTAAACCCATGCCATATGATGAGTTTGAAATGCATCTGTTAAACCAGAACAACTTATCTCCTAAGTACTCATATTCTTAGTTAATCCACAATTGCTTTACTCCGAGACGAGCGATTTCTATAATCCTCGTCTTTCTTGTTCCCACAATAGAGATCAATATGGATCAACTCTCAGCTACACTCAAAAAAATAGAAAAGCAAAACTACCACGCCTACCAGCAACTCAAAGGCGAGTATGATTTTGGCGACTATACATTCCATATTGATTATGTTCAGGGTGACCCATACGCCTCTGCTTCACGTGTTCGTGCCATTCGTCCTTGGTCAGTTACAGGATTAGCTTGGCTGCGCGATACATCCCCTTCTTATCAAATTGCAGCCCGTGATTTTATTGCGCGCAGCTTCGCCCAATTTGCCAAGCAAGAAGCAAGCGTCAGTATTGCACTGACAGGCCAAACTGTGTTGGATAACACTGCTGTGCTATTCACAGAACAAGGAATAGAGTTACGATTTAGAATCAATTTACCTGCTGAAGGTCGTTCAGTTCTTGGTAAGAAAGCAGACAACATACTTACCTTCCATCTGCCTAAATTTATTCGCAAAGCGACATTAGAACGCGAACTCGATCAGCAAGCGCTGATCAAGCACTGCCAAGTGATTGAGGATCAGACAGCGCTACGTAGCCAGTTAGAAAGCAAAGGGCTGCTTGCGTTTGTCGGTAACGGTTCAGTCTTACCTCGAATTTCAGGAAACTGCGACTCGCCGATGAAAGAGGCCGTTGAGTTTGTTGCTCCTCAAGCACTTGAAGTAACTTTAACCACCCCAAATAGTGGAGAAGTTAAAGGTTTAGGTATTCCTAAAGGAATCACGTTAATCGTCGGCGGTGGCTTTCACGGCAAATCAACTTTGCTCAACGCCATTGAGCGCTCAATTTACGATCACATCCCGGGCGATGGTCGTGAGCGTATCGTAACAAATACGCTTGCGATGAAGATAAAAGCCGAAGATGGCCGCTGCGTTCATTCGCTTAATCTATCGAATTACATCAACCATCTGCCAATGGGTAAGGATACTTCAGATTTTTCTACCCAAGACGCTTCGGGCTCTACATCACAAGCCGCTTGGCTACAGGAGTCCATTGAGTCCGGCGCTAAGGCCATTTTGATTGATGAAGATACTTCAGCAACGAACTTTATGATTCGAGATGAACGCATGCAGGCGCTAGTGAGTAAAGGTGATGAACCAATCACGCCTTTAGTAGACCGAATTGCTCAGCTTAGTGAACAACTCGATATTTCAACTATCGTCGTTATGGGCGGCTCTGGCGACTACTTGGATGTTGCTGACACAGTCATTCAAATGCATGACTACCAAGCAATTGATGTGACGGAAAAAGCCAAACAAGTCGTCGAATTACACCCTACGCAAAGACAGAATGAAAGTGAGTCTAGCCTAGAGTCATTCCGCCCACGAGGATTTAACTGTACAGCGCTACAGAAAATTTTGAGCGAAGGTAAATTTAGAATCGCCGCCAAAGGGCGTGATTCATTGAGGTTTGGTAAAGAGTACACAGACCTAAGTGCTTTGGAGCAATTAGAAACCACTAATGAGCTTAATGCACTTGGTTGGGTTTGGTTCCAGTTTGCTCAGCAACCAGGTTGGTCTAAGCTTCCAGCCAAGGATATTGAGCGCTATTTAAGTGACGATTGGTACACTACCATGCCAAATCAAGGTGACTTAGCCAAACCGCGTGTACTTGATGTTCTAGCGGCCCTTAATCGCATGCGTAAGTCTCAGTTTCGACCTTCCAAATGAGGTTAAAACGGTAATCTGATGTATAAAGCGCCTATTGATTGGGCGCTTTTCTTCTCTACCGACTATGAACTTCACTATTACCACTTCAAATCTCATTCTTCGTGACTTCACTCCATCAGACGTGAAACATTACGTCGATCAGTGCCAAGATCCTAAATACCAACGCTATTACAGCGAAGAAGATTGCTCGTTAGAGAAAAGTACCCTTCTTGCCAATATGTTTATTGAACAAGCTTTAGAGTTGCCACGAATTCAGTACCATCTTGCAATTCAGTGTAAGTTCTCGGGACACTACTTAGGTCTTGCAGCGCTACGGCTAGAACCACAAAACCAAGCCTCAATCGGCTGCGGCTTGGTAAGAAACAGACAAGGAAAAGGCGTTGCTGAAGAAGCGATGCTCGCCTTGATTAACTATGGGTTTAATCAACTCGATGTAAAACGTGTCTACGCCGAGACACTCTCTAGCAACAAAGCGGCGATAAGGCTTTGTAAACGTGTTGGTATGTCGATTGATTGCGAACGCACTAATGACCGATTCTTCAAAGATAAATGGTGGACCACGACCGTTTTACATATGACGCGTTAACCTTTGTTTCCCTCTTTGCTTAGATTCATCTTTGGTCTCATACGGCTCCCCCAAACAACTCCAACACCCAATTTACGCTCACTTATAGTTTGACATAAAACTTAAGTTTCATTATTGTGCGTGGCACCTAAGAATAGTTATCATTTTTAATCAATGAACTTAAGTTCTCAATCTTCTCGGACTTATTGGTTAAAGTCTCTAGTTGTCCCTACCCTTATCGTAACCGTATGGCACTTAGCTACCACCTATGGTGATATCAGTAGCTACATCTTACCATCACCTATTACGGTCGTAACTGCATTCACGGATATGTTGATGAGCGGTGAACTAGCCGAACACATACGTGCCAGTCTTCATCGAGTTGGTATTGGGTTCGGTACAACAGCTGTATTAGCGATTGCATTCGCCATGCTATTTGTTCGCTTTCAAGGTCTATACGATTACTTCGAATTTCTATTTGAATGTCTGCGCGCAATCCCAGCTTTAGCGTTCAGCCCTTTATTTATCGTTTGGATGGGAATTGGTGAAGCGCCAAAGTTGATGATCATCTTGTTTGCCTCTTTTTTCCCCGTGTTTCTCAACGCATATGGCGGCTTACAAAATGTCGATAAGAAATACCTAGAGCTAGGCCGAAGCCTTGAGCTTAGCCAAAGTGAAATCATTAGACACATTCGCTTGCCTGCGGCACTGCCACAAATCATTACCGGGCTTAGATTAGGGTTTGGATACAGTTGGCGTGCCTTGATGGGCGCAGAACTCATTGCCGCGGCGTCAGGTTTGGGGTTTCTCATTGTAGATGCCGAAGAATTGGCGCGAACCGATAAAGCGATGGCAGGGATCATCGTTATTGGCATCCTTGGCTTTTGCTTAGATTTCATCTTTAAGAAGGTTACCGCACATGCTATCCGTCACTAATTTATCCAAGTCATTTGATGATCCGCAACAAGGGAAATCTTATGTCCTTAAAGGCGTCAATCTAAGCGTCGAAGCGGGAGAATTTGTCGCCGTCTTAGGTAAAAGTGGTTGTGGTAAAAGTACGCTGATTAAATGCTTATCAGGTATGCATGATGCCTGTAGTGGGCAAATTCAAGCTGCAGAAAACTTGGTTTCAGGTTACGTATTCCAAGAGCCTCGCTTGTTACCTTGGTATACCGTCAAACAAAACCTTCAATTAGCGTTTAACAAGCAGCTACGAAACTCTGACGAGGCACTTAAGGCTATTGAAAGCGCGTTAACGTTAACAGGCATACTCGACAAAATTGACGCCTTCCCGAATCAACTTAGCGGTGGGATGGCTCAACGCGTCGCCATAGCCCGTTCTTTGTGCCGGAAGCCTAATCTTCTGTATATGGATGAACCCTTCAGCGCATTGGATGCTTTGACCCGTCAGAACATGCAGACCGAATTAAAACGTATCCATCAGAAAACACAATGTAGCGTTATCTTTATAACTCACGATGTTCGAGAAGCAGTAGCACTCGCTGATCGTATTTTGGTGATTGAAAATGGCGTATTTAAATTTGAATACGACGTAAAACAATCAAGTTTAACTCGTGAACAGCTAACACAAACCATTATCCAGCAATCATTCAACCATTAGGAGAACTCAGTGAAAAAACTAATTGCAGTTTGTGCTGCAGCAGCGTCATTAGTATGTAATATCGCTTTCGCAGAAACCAAAAAAGTTGTTAATGTAACTTACGTACCTACCCCGTTTAACTTGCAGCTTATGGTTATGCGCGACCAAGGGATCTTAGATCAAGAGTTAGCAAAACATGGTGCAACTGTTGAGTGGCACAAGATCAGTTCAGGGGTTCATCAAGCGAAAGCCATGGCTTCGGGCTCTGTTGACATCGCTTCTGTGATGAATACAAACTCTTTCCTGATGGCAAACCGAGAAGGAAACAGCCTGAAGGTGATTGGTACTGTCGCAAGACCAAGCAAAATCTTTTCTCTGGTAGCCTCGCCTAAGTTTGAAGGGGATATCAAAGATCTAGCCGGTAAAAAAGTGGCAGGTGTTAAAGGAACAGTAGTACAACAGATGC harbors:
- a CDS encoding ABC transporter permease, with the translated sequence MNLSSQSSRTYWLKSLVVPTLIVTVWHLATTYGDISSYILPSPITVVTAFTDMLMSGELAEHIRASLHRVGIGFGTTAVLAIAFAMLFVRFQGLYDYFEFLFECLRAIPALAFSPLFIVWMGIGEAPKLMIILFASFFPVFLNAYGGLQNVDKKYLELGRSLELSQSEIIRHIRLPAALPQIITGLRLGFGYSWRALMGAELIAAASGLGFLIVDAEELARTDKAMAGIIVIGILGFCLDFIFKKVTAHAIRH
- a CDS encoding ABC transporter ATP-binding protein; this encodes MLSVTNLSKSFDDPQQGKSYVLKGVNLSVEAGEFVAVLGKSGCGKSTLIKCLSGMHDACSGQIQAAENLVSGYVFQEPRLLPWYTVKQNLQLAFNKQLRNSDEALKAIESALTLTGILDKIDAFPNQLSGGMAQRVAIARSLCRKPNLLYMDEPFSALDALTRQNMQTELKRIHQKTQCSVIFITHDVREAVALADRILVIENGVFKFEYDVKQSSLTREQLTQTIIQQSFNH
- a CDS encoding bifunctional diguanylate cyclase/phosphodiesterase, whose product is MSKLNTGTITIPEDMSDNWQTIVNLLAEIVNVPAALIMRIHKEHIEVFSANNNRTHPYHISDSETLGQGLYCETVVNENRQLVVPNASADEKWCNNPDMKFGLLAYCGLPVRWPNGDMFGTICVLDDRENPFDDTYQQLLISFRDSVEAQLKTLYQNHYLQQLNLELESRVSTRTQDLVDLNYSLNLEIDKRRAAERKVRYQQLHDLGTGFLNRRALESETQQQLDTLPLEAHLDDHFKVGLLHIGFTNGRRIQAKYGYGAWEDVLKEFRQRLVQHTQLNVITARPSSTDLAFVFRTHHYEDDINTLCRELVDVSQTEFILEGEHLHLHSYIGVASSDDTQSAKSLLKYAAEAMQSCKDSGHKFSFYSQDISDTQKNISQLESYLLQAVRNDDLLLYFQPKVSPLTHRWIGAEALLRWRHPILGDISNETLIHLAEQNGLIFEVGSFVLRSAIQKAAEWATHVNDFVVSVNVSAVQLQSPQFVNQVQDLLVAYQLPARYLELEVTESGLIADEIVARNTLISLSELGVTLSLDDFGTGYASFNYLKKFPFDAIKVDKSFVHQLSHSDDDKEIVRSIISIAKKLNLKVTVEGIENSEHESFILAEGCDIGQGFLYGKPMPYDEFEMHLLNQNNLSPKYSYS
- a CDS encoding GNAT family N-acetyltransferase — protein: MIGRFSSLPTMNFTITTSNLILRDFTPSDVKHYVDQCQDPKYQRYYSEEDCSLEKSTLLANMFIEQALELPRIQYHLAIQCKFSGHYLGLAALRLEPQNQASIGCGLVRNRQGKGVAEEAMLALINYGFNQLDVKRVYAETLSSNKAAIRLCKRVGMSIDCERTNDRFFKDKWWTTTVLHMTR
- a CDS encoding ABC-ATPase domain-containing protein, yielding MDQLSATLKKIEKQNYHAYQQLKGEYDFGDYTFHIDYVQGDPYASASRVRAIRPWSVTGLAWLRDTSPSYQIAARDFIARSFAQFAKQEASVSIALTGQTVLDNTAVLFTEQGIELRFRINLPAEGRSVLGKKADNILTFHLPKFIRKATLERELDQQALIKHCQVIEDQTALRSQLESKGLLAFVGNGSVLPRISGNCDSPMKEAVEFVAPQALEVTLTTPNSGEVKGLGIPKGITLIVGGGFHGKSTLLNAIERSIYDHIPGDGRERIVTNTLAMKIKAEDGRCVHSLNLSNYINHLPMGKDTSDFSTQDASGSTSQAAWLQESIESGAKAILIDEDTSATNFMIRDERMQALVSKGDEPITPLVDRIAQLSEQLDISTIVVMGGSGDYLDVADTVIQMHDYQAIDVTEKAKQVVELHPTQRQNESESSLESFRPRGFNCTALQKILSEGKFRIAAKGRDSLRFGKEYTDLSALEQLETTNELNALGWVWFQFAQQPGWSKLPAKDIERYLSDDWYTTMPNQGDLAKPRVLDVLAALNRMRKSQFRPSK